A segment of the Sanyastnella coralliicola genome:
TACTGATTGCGATCCCTTCAGCTGTGAAAGCGTTCAACTACATTACAACACTTTGGAAAGGTAACATCAAGTTTACTCCAGCGATGTTGTTCTCAGTAGGTCTTGTATCAACGTTCGTAACAGGAGGTCTAACAGGAATCATCCTTGCTGACTCTGCGCTCGACGTTAACGTGCACGATACCTATTTCGTAGTCGCCCACTTCCACATTGTAATGGGTATGTCGGCTATCTTCGGAATGCTCGGTGGTGTCTATCACTGGTTCCCGAAAATGTTCGGTCGCATGATGAGTACGAAGCTTGGATATGCTCACTTCTGGATCACACTTGTATCTGGATTCGGGGTATTCTTCCCAATGCACTTCGTAGGTCTTGCTGGTGCTCCTCGTCGTTACTACGAGTACAGCAGCTTTGACTACCTCGACTTTGTAATGGACTTGAACCCACTGATCTCTGTATTCGCGATCATCGGAGGTATTGCTCAGATTTTGTTCCTGTACAACTTCTTCTACAGCATCTTCCGCGGTCAGCCTGCTACTGAGAACCCATGGCAGTCGAACACATTGGAGTGGACGACACCTGTAGAACGTATCCACGGAAACTGGCCAGGAGCACTTCCTGAAGTACATCGTTGGGCTTACGATTACAGCAACCCGAACTACGAAGAAGACTTTGTTCCTCAAACTGTTCCTTTGAAAGAAGGGGAAGAGGATCACTGATCTATATAATATTCCACTAAAGGAGTCCGTATCTTTAAGACAATGTCAATGAAGGTCCGGACTCTTTTTTTGTCTCTACTTTTTCTCGCCTACGGCGGAATCGGTGCCGTAGCTCAAGATGAGTTGCCGGAATTGACCGACTCATTGGCCGTGGCCTTCGAACAAGAACCCAAGCTCTTTGGGAGGTTCGGCTCAAAGAACGCCTTCATCACTGGAAGGCCTGTACGTACCTATGGCATCAAAGGAGGGGTTTCCTTTGGAGATCGCGTGAATGTGGGCATAGGCTACCACTGGCTCAAACATGGGGATACCTACATCTTCGATAATGATGGGGCAGAAGAGATCAGGGAACTTCGTCTCAGTTACATCGCTCCCTTTTTTGAATACGCTTTCATCCATAAACGGAAATGGGAAGTCACCATTCCCTTCCAACTCGGCTTTGGTAGAAGTTCCGAACTACTCGGAGACACCGATGGAAACGGAGACGCATCCGCGAGAGCGAAAAGAAACGCCAGCACAGTCATCCTCTACGAACCTGGAATGGCCATTGAATATCGCTTCCTCAAATACTTCGGCGTAGGTGCCGGTGTTGGATTCCGTTTCATGCTCAAAAACAATCGAAACATCGATCAACAATTCACCGCTCCCACCTGGGAACTCCGCTTCCGAATCCGTTTCGGCCAGGTCTACAGAGACATCATCGAATAACCCCCGCGATCCGCGATCCGCGATCCTCGTTCCGCTATCCTTTCGTACATTTGACTATGTCGTCTTTTGATTTCCATGATGAGGCTGCGAATAGCTCTGCAGAAGAGCTTGAGCGTGTGTTGAGACCCCAAACCTTCGATGACTTTACCGGACAACGTCAGGCCTTGGATAACCTCCAGATTTTCGTTGCTGCCGCAAAGCAACGAGAAGAAGCGCTTGACCACGTGCTATTGCACGGCCCTCCTGGATTGGGTAAGACTACATTAGCCAACATCATCTCCATGGAGATGGGGGTGGATATCAAGACCACTTCAGGACCAGTTCTTGATAAGCCTGGTGATTTGGCCGGACTTCTCACCAACCTCGAAGAGAACGATGTTTTATTCATTGATGAGATCCACCGGATGTCGCCGGTGATTGAAGAGTACTTGTACTCAGCAATGGAAGATTACCGTATCGACTTGGTGATTGATACTGGTCCGAATGCGCGTACGGTGCAGATCGATTTGAATCCATTCACTTTGGTAGGAGCTACGACGCGTTCTGGGCTTCTTACAGCGCCATTACGGGCACGTTTTGGTATCAATCTACGTCTGACCTATTACGACTCTAAAACGCTCACAGATATCGTAGAACGAAGCGCAGGTATTCTGAATATACCGATCAAGCCTGAAGCTTCTTATGAAATCGCTTCAAGATCTAGAGGTACGCCTCGTATTGCGAACGCATTGCTGCGTCGAGTGCGTGACTTTGCTCAGATCAAAGGAGATGGCACGATCAATTCTGAAATCACCCACATGGCCCTTAACGCCCTTAATGTAGATGGTAAGGGACTGGATGAAATGGACAACCGCATACTCACGACGATCATCGAGAAGTTTAAGGGTGGCCCAGTGGGATTGACTACGATTGCTACAGCAGTAGGTGAAGATGCAGGTACACTTGAAGAAGTATATGAGCCATTCTTGATCCAAGAAGGATTCTTGGTACGCACCCCTCGGGGTAGACAGGCCACGGAATTGGCATTTGCTCACCTGGGGAAGGTGCCTGGCGGTAAAGACCAGCTCCTATTCTAACATGACGAGCGCAGAGCTCAAGGCGGAAGAAAACAGCAAACTCATCAAGGGTCTTGCTGCCGAATGCGGTTTCCTGCATTGCAGTATTTCGAAGGCTGATTTCCTGGAAGAAGAAGCCCCAAGATTATCTCAATGGTTGAAAGATGATCGACATGGGAAGATGGGTTACATGGCCAATCACTTTGACAAGCGACTTGATCCTCGATTATTAGTCCCAGGTTCCAAATCGGTGGTGACTCTCTTGTATAATTATTACAATCCTCAGAAGCAAACAAAAGACGCTCCGAAGCTTTCGATGTATGCTTATGGTGAAGACTACCATTATGTGGTCAAACGCCATATGAAAACGCTCGTTGAGCGCATTGAAGAGCGGATTGGTAAAGTAGAAGGGAGAGCATTTGTAGATTCTGCACCGGTGCTCGACAAAGCATGGGCCGTGCGCTCAGGAGCTGGGTGGATGGGAAAGCACACCAATGTCATTCGAAAACAGGAGGGTAGTTACTTCTTCATCGCTGAGTTGATCATTGATTTGGAATTGACTCCCGATGGCCCCACAACAGACCATTGTGGCGAATGCACCGCATGCATTGATGCTTGTCCGACAGGTGCCATTATTCAACCGTACACGGTAGACGGTTCACGTTGTATCAGTTACTTCACGATTGAGCTCAAAGATGCCATACCACAAGAGATGAAAGGGCAATTCGACGACTGGATGTTCGGTTGCGATATCTGTCAAGAGGTGTGTCCGTGGAATCGCTTTGCGAAAGCACATAACGAACCGGCCTTCGAGCCAAAAGAAGGAATGCTTGACATGGATCGATCCGATTGGGTCGACATTACAAAAGAGGTGTTCAATGAGATTTTCCGCAAGTCTGCGGTGAAGCGAACAGGGTATGAAGGGTTAACGAGAAATATTCGTTTCCTAGGAGATTAAGCGATGGCGTGTGGGAATGATTCCTGAATGATATCTCCATAGATAGTGCCGAATTGCTGTACACACCAATTCTTTAATGCAGGGATATCTTCTTTGCTTAAGCGAGAAATCGCTTTTTTCAATTCTTTCTTGAAGAGTAGACGGTCAAAACTCACCTTCGTCAAGATTTTCTTGCAGAACTCCAACATATCTTCCAGGTTTTTGGGCGGACCTAAAAATACTAATTGCTCTTCCAGAGATGCTAGTAGGTGCCACAAATGTTGTTAACAGATGGGTGTGGCAGGGGGGCGTATTTCCGTGGTCAATTAACTGACGCGAACATGGTGCTTTTTATTGTATTCACTTGTAGGAATCAGTCTTACTTTGGCTTCTCTTAACATGCGATTGCCGGCTACTGACAAAGATCATTTTCGCTCAACGCATTGAAAACCGTACCTTTGCAGCTCGTTCACTCCGAAAGTCGGTTTGAAGTGGTATCACGTATAACATGTAATTGTACGATGAAGAAGCTTTACAACAAGGTCGATCGAAGGGAACTGATGAAGCGTATGGAAGAGAGCACTGTGCCCCGCACAACGATCTCATTTTACAAGTACGCACGCATTCAGAACCCTGATTTTTTCCGCGATTTCCTCTACGTTAATTGGGAGGAACTAGGTGTTTTTGGCCGCACCTACGTAGCGTCAGAAGGTGTTAATGCACAGATCTCTATCCCAAGTGAGAATGTAGATGCATTTCGTGAGCACCTCTACAGTGTTACTTTCCTAGATGGTATCCGTTTGAATATCTCAGTTGACGACGATGGTAAATCGTTTTACAAGCTGAAGATCAAAGTGCGCGATAAAATCGTTGCGGATGGTTTGGATGATGAATCGTTCGATGTCACACAACGAGGAAAACACGTCAATGCTGAAGAGTTCAACGAACTGACCTCAGACCCTGATACGATCTTGGTCGACATGCGTAATCACTACGAATCTGAAGTAGGGCATTTCAAAGGAGCCATTCTCCCTGATGTGGATACCTTCCGCGAAGAGTTGGATATGGTGACCGATATGCTTGAAAAAGATAAAGACCGCAAGGTGGTGATGTACTGTACGGGTGGAATTCGTTGTGAAAAAGCGAGTGCTTGGTTTAAGCATCAAGGCTACGACAACGTTTACCAGTTAAATGGTGGAATCATCGAGTACACGCGCCAAGTTCGTGAGGCAGATCTTGAGAACCGTTACGTTGGAAAAAACTTTGTTTTTGACGAGCGTCGTGCAGAGCGAATTACTGACGATGTGATCTCACTATGCCACCAATGTGGCGAGCCCTGTGATGACCATACAAACTGTGTGAACGTTGCATGCAACCTGCTTTTCATCCAGTGTGAGAAGTGCAAGGCGGAATTCAATAACTGTTGTTCTACCGATTGTAAAGAAGTTCACGCACTTCCTGAGGAAGAGCAGAAGGAATTGCGCAAGGGAAAGAACAATAGCAATAAGATCTTCCGAAAAGGACGTTCAGAGTCGTTAAAATTCCAGGATTCTTCGAAGAAAAAGGCGCAAGAGACGGCAGGAGAAGCGTAACTTAGGAATATGCCTAAGCTAATCCTCACCCCGATCTTTTTCTTTTTCGTCGTTTCAGCTTGCTGCCAAGGGTACCATGACCCAGGTGGAGAAGGTTGGTATGAGAAGTTGGCCAAGCAGCAGCTACGCCAACTGAAATCTGGTGCCCTTTTGGTTCGTCTTCCCGAAAATGAAGTGGCCATTCAAGCAGCTAAAGACCGCGGCCTCATGAAACGCGCTGAGTCGATGCAGGCTGAACTGGATGCGAAGAATAGTGAGCTCATTCTCGCTTTTGAGGAGTCATTTACCTTTTGTCCAGTGTACTTTTTCCGCGCTAGCGATACCAAGCACGTGATAGCCCAGCAATGGGATTCCATTCAATATGTGAATAAGGAGCTACAAGAAGACCCCGCGATTCATTTTAACGGTGGCACGTTCTTGACCGCGGAGATTACGCTACTTCGCGCTGACACAGCGTCGTTCGAAGGGGACATCGTTTGGAGACGCAATGAAGATGGTGAACTCTACGAAACGCGCACGTCGAATGGCGGGCCAGACCCTGGTTTTGAAGCCTTAATCATCAAGAGCGATGAATTGGTGCAATTGCACGATCCATTCCCTTACTGGGTAAGAACTTGGAGTAGTTTGCCTTGGAAGCGCGACATCAATCGCGTGGTGGAGATTATGAATGAAAAACTAGCGATGTGGTATGAACGCTGGGATCTCCATTCCGAACACCTTGATGCAAAGAAATAGCAGCACGACCACTACAATTGACGCGATGGCAATGAAGATGAACATCAAAATTTGCCCAAGAATCGCGGAAATCATCCCATAAGCAAAAGCTTCCCCACGCGGAATTCCCATCCAGCCATTGACGATTTGCATAACCACGATGGCGGTGATGATCAATGATACTCCCATACTGAGGGTCATCATATCTGGTGCGAAAATGTAGAGAGGCACCATGAATATTCCATAAAATGAGGTCTGACCTACGAGGTAAATACTCGCGATCATATGCTCTGCATAGTTGTACCCTTTCTTTCGCAGCAAAAGCCATGTAGACAAGGCGTAGAAAGGTAGAACGATAATGATCAATAGGTTCAAGAACCGTTTAATCCCTTCACCTAATTGTTGCTGAAAGGCTGCTTGAGACTCTGTCTGATCTGCCTGTTCGAAATAAGAGAAGGCTTCTTGTTGCGTATCGAATACCCCTGACCACACGGTCAATACAGCGGAGATAGTCACCAGAATAAATGCGTATCGGAAAGGAGGAAAATATGGCCTTGTCTTCCCCTCGATGTAGTCTTTGATCACCGTTCCAGGGCGAATGGCCATTTGGATGATGGTAAACAGAAACCCTCGCTCTACATTGGTAATGGCGCTGAATAACTGGGCAAAAGCACTCTTCACGGTCCAACGACCTTTCATCACACGCTGGCCACACTCGTGGCACCATTCGCCGTGTAACTCCGCACCAC
Coding sequences within it:
- the queG gene encoding tRNA epoxyqueuosine(34) reductase QueG, with product MTSAELKAEENSKLIKGLAAECGFLHCSISKADFLEEEAPRLSQWLKDDRHGKMGYMANHFDKRLDPRLLVPGSKSVVTLLYNYYNPQKQTKDAPKLSMYAYGEDYHYVVKRHMKTLVERIEERIGKVEGRAFVDSAPVLDKAWAVRSGAGWMGKHTNVIRKQEGSYFFIAELIIDLELTPDGPTTDHCGECTACIDACPTGAIIQPYTVDGSRCISYFTIELKDAIPQEMKGQFDDWMFGCDICQEVCPWNRFAKAHNEPAFEPKEGMLDMDRSDWVDITKEVFNEIFRKSAVKRTGYEGLTRNIRFLGD
- a CDS encoding DUF3667 domain-containing protein; this translates as METTCKNCGAELHGEWCHECGQRVMKGRWTVKSAFAQLFSAITNVERGFLFTIIQMAIRPGTVIKDYIEGKTRPYFPPFRYAFILVTISAVLTVWSGVFDTQQEAFSYFEQADQTESQAAFQQQLGEGIKRFLNLLIIIVLPFYALSTWLLLRKKGYNYAEHMIASIYLVGQTSFYGIFMVPLYIFAPDMMTLSMGVSLIITAIVVMQIVNGWMGIPRGEAFAYGMISAILGQILMFIFIAIASIVVVVLLFLCIKVFGMEIPAFIPHR
- a CDS encoding rhodanese-related sulfurtransferase, giving the protein MKKLYNKVDRRELMKRMEESTVPRTTISFYKYARIQNPDFFRDFLYVNWEELGVFGRTYVASEGVNAQISIPSENVDAFREHLYSVTFLDGIRLNISVDDDGKSFYKLKIKVRDKIVADGLDDESFDVTQRGKHVNAEEFNELTSDPDTILVDMRNHYESEVGHFKGAILPDVDTFREELDMVTDMLEKDKDRKVVMYCTGGIRCEKASAWFKHQGYDNVYQLNGGIIEYTRQVREADLENRYVGKNFVFDERRAERITDDVISLCHQCGEPCDDHTNCVNVACNLLFIQCEKCKAEFNNCCSTDCKEVHALPEEEQKELRKGKNNSNKIFRKGRSESLKFQDSSKKKAQETAGEA
- the ruvB gene encoding Holliday junction branch migration DNA helicase RuvB, translating into MSSFDFHDEAANSSAEELERVLRPQTFDDFTGQRQALDNLQIFVAAAKQREEALDHVLLHGPPGLGKTTLANIISMEMGVDIKTTSGPVLDKPGDLAGLLTNLEENDVLFIDEIHRMSPVIEEYLYSAMEDYRIDLVIDTGPNARTVQIDLNPFTLVGATTRSGLLTAPLRARFGINLRLTYYDSKTLTDIVERSAGILNIPIKPEASYEIASRSRGTPRIANALLRRVRDFAQIKGDGTINSEITHMALNALNVDGKGLDEMDNRILTTIIEKFKGGPVGLTTIATAVGEDAGTLEEVYEPFLIQEGFLVRTPRGRQATELAFAHLGKVPGGKDQLLF